The sequence ggtgatctcgggccagtcactttctcttaggctaccctacctcacagggttgttgtgaggaaaaaaatggggggcgggaaaaccatgtgtgccacctttgaagaaaggtggaatagaaTTCTAATGACATTTTTAAATGTGTGACATAACAGTTTTTGTTTGAAGATGAGGGCTTCATTTTAGAATTGGAACATTTCtggtttgaaaaacaacaacaacaataaccagcAGCAACTGATGCCCTTGATATTGTTCCAAACATTACCCACTTGGCAGACTAAGCAGCACCCACACAAATGTTTCCttggctcagggtggatttttcAAGATCACTATCTACACCCTTGAAGTGTTcgtggaaattaaaaaaaaaatccccttttgATTTCTGTGAGTGGCATTCAGCTctgttttgctcagagtagacctgttggaaTTCatagacctaacttagtcatgttcattcatttcagtgggtttagttcaggcacaggcacactcggccctccagatgttttgggactacaactcccatcatccctgaccactggtcctgttagctagggatcatgggagttgtagtcccaaaacaccggagggccgagtttgcctatgcctggtttagttgAATAGCTCCTTATGATTGTGAGCATGGCAGGGTGCttatagggatggggggggggatagggtgGAAGGCTAACCAAGGGGGGGGACACTTTTCCATTATCAAAAGATGGAATGCATGGCTCAGAAAAAGGATAGATTTGCCCATTCATATGtatagatgcacatttagaaaccATTGCTAAAGCTGAAATATAGCTACAACACCTGACACCACCACGATCAGATACCCTGTGTGTCTGATAACAATTACTGGGTGTTTTCCATCTTCTCTCCCTTTTTACAGTTCTTGATGGACTTGAAGCACTGAAGCAGAGAACTCTAAAACAGAGTTGTTGGGCACATGTTCACTTGGTATTTCCTTTTCACCAGATtgcagttaaataataataataataataataataataataataataataataataattttatttatatcccgccctccccatctggaactgggctcagggcggctaacatcaaaatatataatacattaagacataaaatCCAGCAATCGACTGAAATCAGCTTGGGATCCAGGGCTAATTCAGCCCCATCTCCTCTCAGAATGACCCGTGTTGTTTTTGTAGGTGGGGAGGTTCTTTCAATGTCCCTCCTGCCTTCCAGCCCGCCATAAGGGAGTCTGGATTGCTCTGACCCTCCTGAGTTGAGATGTGAGGGAATATGTTCATTATATAACTAGGTTAAAcctttcttccagtagcaccttagagaccagctaccggtaagtttgctcataccaagaacaaacttaccggtagttggtctctaaggtgctactggaagaattttttattttgttttgactatggcagaccaacacggctacctacctgtaactaggttaAACCTTAACAGCATAAAAAACGACCTATTCAATGTACATGTTTCTGATTATaatctttaaaaatgcacagAGCAAGACAGACAGTGTTCAGcattgagttgttgttgttgttgttgttgttgttgttgttgttgttaagacattttaaaatataagttCAGTCAACAAAGTCTGGTCACCGGGGGCCTGTTTTTGATATGATTCACCATATCCATTAACAAGGAACTCTTAATTCaatgataataaaatattaaactgggggtagggggtggggataAACGGATCCCTGAATTTAGAGGACTTGAAACCCTGCCTATAAACCCTAGCTTAAGTGAGCTGATTTTAGACTCTGAACTTAATGCTCATGTACAGACCCAGACCCCAcccttttgatgtgttttcctttACTTACTCAACTCGAAATTGTGGTGAGTCCTGTTCTCCTACTGAGTAGGGCTCAGGACTTCTGCCTCGCGATTGTTCCCTGACAGCACCATTGCGTAGAAATGTGGCAACCCAACCTTagaagcagggccggatttaggtttgatgaggccctaagctactgaaggtaatggggcccttcatatgtccagctgtcctttgtcaacaacaaattgccgctgtttttttgtgttgaatatatgctacgtggtaatttatggacctaataggtatctaaagccatctgcacataacaaaatatgtaatttatcaaagtaattggTGAAAAGTCCATGCAAAATgcaaagtccatgcagaatgtaaaggttaagggacccctgaccattaggtccagtcgcggacgactctgaggttgcggcgctcatctcgctttactggctgagggagctggcgtacagcttccgagtcatgtggccagcatgactaagccgcttctgacgaactagagcagtgcatggaaacgccatttaccttcccaccagagcagtacctatttatctacttgcactttgatgtgttttcgaactgccaggttggcaggagcagggaccgagcaacagaagcttaccccgtcgcggggattcgaaccgccgacattctgatcggcgagccctaggcaccctgtatatagaaacaagcaaaccagtgatattttagggagcaggctagcaggcaggtcccattacttacatcataggagcctacacaacacaaaacactgttgctgtatgtagcttttattttatttgttttttatcttatattttggaaatgtacatccagtttttttttcctttaaattttttgggggccccaagagagttgGGCCTTAagtatagcttgtttagcttatacgtaaatccggcactgcttagAAGGACAGCTGGTTTCACATCCTTGAGTTCAGGCCTGGGATAGGAGAGAAATTCAGTTCCCTTTACATTTAAGTTGCCCACAGCagcaaaatgcagccatcctgAGAAATGTttacttccctgaattttgcaatgcagctcttcagCCCCAAAATGCGTATATGAAGGGGCAAAGGGCATATATGAAAGAGTTGCTAAAATAGGGGAAAcataaacattttcaaaatgggGTGGGTAAATGTTATTAATAGGGAGAACTGCATCCAAAGATAtgaacactaaaatgctggctaATTTTCACGAGTTGCGAACTGCTGCGGAAACGAGCTGAGCTTAAGAGTGGAAAAAACAAGAGACatcaatgaagccaaactgacAGATCCTCCCATCCTGAGTGAAAGCCAATCTGTGTCCCCATCGCACACCTTACACCGGCAACCCCGGGGCAGGTGTCTCGAAAGTGCGAACTTTAAAGACAAAGGAAAAAGGGCAACGCTGCCTTGGGtggggttcctccccccccccaattttcattGTAATCACTTGTGTGAGTAGCATCTGGGCAgctgagaaaggaagaagaagggagagccCCTTTACACTTTCTCTGCTCCTTCTTTCATTCCACTGTGATGCGTGCTAACTTCATAGGTAAGGGAGCAGGTGTACAAACATGCACGGGTGGGAAAGGAACAAGGCGGGAGGGAGATTAGATTTCAAAGCTTCCTAGCCTGtcctgggaaggaggcaggcatgTTTTGCTAGAAACTCCTCGTCTGGCATTATAATGCACCTCCACTCAGCCCAGCATTGTTGCCAACGGTAGGGATTTTCCCAGcatttaatcttttaaaaaaaaaaaaagtcgtaGTTGCAAGGCTCAGAGCTACACTCTTGAATCTGGAAGCCGGTCTCCTCACCCCAGATATGCAGAGGTAGACCGTGGCTATTTGACCCATTTTAATTTAACTGGTGATTTAGCATTTAGCTTGTTCCAATGTACCAGTGAGAATAAAAGCAGTAAGGGCTGTGGTTGTGGCAATCAGAGTTTTGTGGGAAATGATGGCAGCAAGCTCTGAGAATCGGTAATGTGGCCGCAGCTGGGATTTCCCCAGTCTTACCTAGGCACTGAGCATTCAAATACAAAAAGGACAGGCAGGAAATAACCAGCCCGAGATATTTAATATCTATGTCCAGTGGGTGAGGAGACAAGGCTTTCCTTACGCACGTTCCAAGCACTCCCTTCTTAATTATTCCTCTGGCATTCAAGGCAAGTTCCTGGGCTGATCCCTACTCAAATTAAGCCCTGGATTTTCCCTTGCACTTAGGAATGTATTAGAATCATAATTACAAGTAGTGATCTAGGAGCAGACATGGACCTGAGCCAGGAGGAGAGTGAGCTTTCCAGAAGAAACTCCACTTCAGTGCAAGATTAGGAGCAAGGTGAATAAGCTGCAGGCCAAAGTGAAGGCATCTGCTTGCAGGGCCACCTGAAGGCCCACTGGCCCATCACTCTCCTGCTGCAGAGCAGAGGTCTCCCCAAAGGCTCCTGCACCTGATATCTTGCACCCCCACACAGGGGATGCAATAGAAGCAGCGCAGTGCATCGGTCGGAGTTGCACAGAGCCTCTGCCCCAGCCAcaaaaggatggctgtgctctgctggaGGGGGTTGAATACCAATACTCTTAGTCAGGGACCATTTTCAGGAAGGGGTTGTGAAGGATGTGTCAGCCCAAGTCTCTTAGTGAGCTGCCAGAAAGCCCTTTTTGTCACAAACGCCAGTCCTTCCCAGGGCCAGCTCCAGGTCTGACAGGAGCCCTAAGCAAAACGACAACAGTGGGGCCTTCTGCTGCGTCAGTGTGTTGTGGTGTGCTCTGGTTGTGGTGGCAGCGCTTCAGGCAAcgctgggctggatctagacacttCAAAAAAGCGTTTCAGGAAGACGCATTGTAAACCTCAAAGTGGGATACATCACGTTGGTGAAAGACGGaaccccacagcgccacctggtgtcacggtgttataacgcatataaaatgctttttctttactaatgtagctgagtccctggacgGCTGTATCTAACCATCCTTTGGACTTCCCCCAGTGCTCTAGTCTAGAGCACAGGTGGGGCACCTTTCCCACCAAGTGGTGTGTggtaccagaggcaaaagtgagctgaGCAGCCAATGTATCTCTTTTAAATATCTAGTTTATTGATTTatcagaaacatagaattgtgtgggggggggtttagaCTCCCCCACTTTTTAGGGTTCCTTCCCTACAGAATTTATGTACTTCTGCAAATATTGGGTACCCCTCACCCCACAAGCCTGCTGATATTGCCCACTTGTGCATGGAAAGCTCCATTTTCGATTTGTGAGAACTGGCTCTCACAGCCTGAGCATCAGAAACTGTTGTTTCTGGCTTTGAGGGACAGAAAAGCTTGCAGCCAGGCTATCTTGTAGGAAATATCTTCAGCTGTGCTTTGTTGCCATCTTGTTgagtaattatttttttttttaatgctgttgttGTGCTTTCTTGGAATATTTGTACCCTGTCTTGGGCAACTTTGCGTTGAAGGgcagtttaacaacaacaacaacaacaacaacaacaacactattatTCTTATCACCATCTTACTATTAGAGAAGCCACAGTAGAATTAGTTCCgatgtttattttaaattgagCCAAATTTGAGAGGGAACTATTGACTTTGGTGCACATTATAGCAGAACAATTGGCTAGAGAGTTACAAAAGCCTGTGTCTCTCAGATCCCTCTTCCTTGTAAATTCCACTGCAGGAATGGGACTTGAGGGCCACACTTATTCCTGGGCAGTTTTTCTGGGGTGACTTGCCAGTGGTGGTCAGAGCAGAGTTAAAAGTGAAttcaatgaatgtaaattttgcctttgtttggtaggctagtttctacacaagcTCTCTATTCACGAGCCATTCAAGCAAAAGAGCATTAATGGGGatcaaggacactttccagccaggcaaaaacacccaggCAGAGTACAAAGCAGCACCAGTGAGGTGTatggcctagggcaggggtcagcaaccttcggctctccagatgtttcggactacaattcccatcatccctgaccactggtcctgttagctagggatcatgggagttgtaggccaaaacatctggagagccgaaggttgcctatgcctggcctagggagAGAGAGCCCTGATGGCTGGAGGGTTGCATATGATCTCCAGTGGCCAAGGTTTGCCATGCTTTACAACATAATGCAATAAGTTCTGCTGCCACACCTCCCCACTCCATTCTAGCATGATTGGCTGGCTGGGATAGGGAAACACACAGGCAGGATGACATCACGTTGCACCATGTGATGTCATAGAAATTGTGCGGAAGGAGGAGCTAGAGAGATACAGGGCGGTGGCAGTTTAGTATCCCTGATAACTCCGAGTCTCACTTGTGTTGTTGCTAGGAATTGCTTGTTTTTGTCAGGCTTCCttgaatcggcttcctcccccgtggcactcagaatggtggtgctcccaattaaggatcccaCCCCtttctgtccctattaatctacatcactcctacatcttgtaatctgagcttgtaccctctgtgctttctgttctggctctttctgagctctccgtgactttggagaagggtgtgtgtgtgtgtgtgtgtgtgtgtgaacgctgcccagagactgtgaatctgttaaccctctctctcccagtatttcttctcctagctgttgcCCACCCACTATTTCccaacttctgccttctgaactatgcccctctgcacaccactgttccaaatctatactgtcctcctgctcctggtaAGATTCAGGATCCAGATTTTGATAGGTCCCTGACAATTGTCCCAATCTGTTCTGTTTCTAGTTGGTGTCCTTGCTCTCTTCTAACACTCCTTCCCTTCTTCCATCTCCAGAGAACTCAGTGGCGGCCAAATCGGGTGGTTGCTTCCCTGGATCGGCCTGGGTGAACCTGGAGCAAGggggcaccaagttggtgaaggACCTCCACCCTGGCGACCGGGTCCTGGCGGCCGATGTGCAAGGGCAGCTGCTCTACAGCGAATTCCTCACCTTCCTGGACCAGGAGGAGCCTCCCGTTCGCAAGCTTTTCTACGTGATTGAGACCCGGCGGCCCCGGGCACGCCTCTTGCTCACGGCAGCTCACCTGCTTTTCGTTGCCCCGCCGCAGAACCACTCCAAGCCCCAGCCTGTTTTCGCCAGCCGCGTTCAGCCGGGACAACGCGTCTACGTGCTGGGCAAAGGGAGCCAGACACTGTTGCAGGCCGAGGTGCACAGCGTGTCCCTGCGGGAAGAGGCCTTGGGTGCCTACGCCCCGCTCACTGCTCAGGGCACTATCCTCATCAATCAGGTGCTGGCATCGTGCTATGCGGTCATCGAGGAGCATAGCTGGGCCCACTGGGCGTTTGCTCCTTTCCGAGTCACACACGCTCTCCTGGCGATGCTGTACCCCAGCGGCCTCTCCTCCCCGGTCCTTTTCCCATCCGCTGCCCTGGACGACGCCCCAGCAGGAGTCCACTGGTATTCCCGCCTCCTCTACCACATTGGCCGCTGGGTATTGGATTCTGAGATGATACACCCGCTGGGCATGGCCAGCTGAGGGGGACGGCTCTCCACACCCCACCTTGACCTGTCATAAGAACAGAGAATCACCTTATGTAAACCTCTTggtgttgtgagccactttgagcatggtttACCATGGGAAAGTGGCCTGCAAATGAACAAGGAAGATGATGAAAATAgtacaagggggggggaactaagatgaagaaagaaagaaagaaaatgaaagactttaaaacaataataataataatagtaggaAAGTCCAAAGTAGACTTTAAGGAGCAGGAAGAGCCCAGGAATATCCGCCCCCCCCCAGTTTAgttgataaatatatatattttttatttgatttctattTTGTTGTCTGTTTGATTGTTTCGTTGTCCTCATCTCCTGGATATTTATTTGTTTGGTATTTTGAAATAGATGTTTTAAAGGATATGAACCCGACCTTCAAGAGCCTTAAATAGTTTCTTTGATAATTTATTATCATGTGAACTGTACACTCAACGGGGAGAAGAAAATTATTTTGCAAGGCCAAGCAAAAGTGCACAGAGTTCTATTTTTCTATGTGTGACACGTGTCCAGACTTTCCAAAAGTAAAACTTCTGTCCCTCCCACCTGTACGTTGCTTTGATCTTCTACAACAGCGAGTCCTGGAACAAACGAAAGACATACTACTCcatagggagggggggagggggtccgtaaattatatttttatacacAGAATTGTAAATTCaaattttttttagagagagatcAATACTTAACagtcacatttcttttttttttttgaaatagtGTAAAATATaagaatatattattttaatttaaatagTATCAAATGTAATGTCAGCTTCTGTATTGTTTCTAATTGTCTTTGGAAATATTTTGCTTTGTATAAAAGATAACAGCCACCCCTTTCAACCGCACTCTTGGAACGCAAGACTGTTACACACACCTTAATTCATTTGCAAAActctggggaggtggggagaagctcTCTTATTTTTACCTTCAAaatcaagaagaagaaatttatgagaaaatattttttaaaaagcgcaCATGTTGGCTATTATGTGACAATGGAGAATAGTTTGTacagaggagagggggaaggatgtTTTGCATTAATAAACTGATAAATAACCGCTGTCAATTtactaaaatgtattttttgaatattttgtaATAGTTTTAATAGTTTTATAGAAATAAAATGTGCCATGCACAGTCTGGTTAGTATATAATAACAAAGGATTCCTGGtgcatcacatttttttttcctttttaaactgtTGTTGAGGTAGGAAAATGTGAATATCTGACATCATCATTCCAAGGGCTGCTGTATGGAGAAAGCTCTGTCATTATTACGTAGTCACCTTCTCAAATAACGTAGTTACCTTTGAACACTCCAGTGGCCAATTTCAGAGCTGTGCTAAAATCTCTGATTTTTAGGTAACTGAGGATGGATGAAtcagtcaatttcagtttctctaaaTTTCTGCAGccgtctgcatttttttttaaaaaaaaaataataataagtaaaaagtcctcatgaagattcatcattattttagtgcaaatttattccaatgtacacatttttatatgcgattttgactaatatacacatttctgcaagccgTTTCCTCTATATTATGCTCACTAATGTATTTCTttgcacacacactttttatccaaatatacacatttttgtacacattgattggttggagaactgattgggagatgtgtgaatttcaaataATTGTGTTTTGGTTACTATCAAGATGCAGATATTGCCCTAGACTAGGGGTCTTCCATATTCtgctggaccccaactcccatcatccttggtcattggctatgctggctggggctgatggaagttggaatccaacagcaacACAACATCTGGAataatatttacttacttacttacttacttacttacttacttacttacttacttacttattttaccccacccatctggctgggtttccccagccactctgggcagcttccaacaaaatattaaaatacagtagtccatcaaacattaaaagcttccctaaacagggctaccttcagatggcCAATGATTCCCCTAAGGTCCCTAAATCACCAAGAAGGAATTTGCCCTGTGGTTTGGCAGAAGCCACACATTTAATGTAGTGTGCTGTTtgaagataagataagatttctttattgtcattgtacaagtacaagtacaacgttgtacaagtgcgacgaaattggatgccatcccataaaaacaaaacaaaaaacagcacaaaaaacaaaaacattgtcatgtgcacatacgtacacacccatcacaactctccaaggtcatattatctggttacagcatttaagatggttagagctcttgggtagaaactgttcttcaatctatttgttcttgatctaattgttctatatctcttgcccgaagtcagtggtgcaaaaagactatatcccggatgagatggatcctgtaaaatgttgtttacttttttaaggcaacgggaactgtatagttcttccaaagatgggagaacCCGAGTTCATTCTATGGAGGAGGGTTTTTGGATTATCCTCAGTTCACACTGAAGAGGACCTTTGGACCTCAATTCAATAACAGGCCATAGCAAGACTCgtatctttcctttcctctctgacTAAGACTGTGTGTGCTATTGCACATATGGCTTTTCAGTCTGCCAGTAATTTCAGGGTTGTAAACTCACCTTCAAGTGGGGAACTGAGAACTCTCTCCAAACTAAGTGATGGCCTTTAGGCCTGTTAAAATCATTCTCCGTTCACCTGGTGATGTGTCAATATCATCAAGGTTGTAAAGTCTTTGTTGATGGAATGTTAATACATCTGAGGTTATAAACTTAGTTTAGATTATGTACATTTtggggtgctctctctctctctctgtaagtGATTGATAATTCCCTCCCTAATGCCTTTGCAAATAGCCACCTTAGAGGTTTCTCATTATCAGCTATACTGGTGGTATAATCTTCCTGAATCCACTTTCCAAACTTTGAAGAATCAAGGTGTTTCAAGAAGCACCATATTGACCATAATAGATTGACTTGCAGATCATACTATGGACAAGCAAGAGACATACATTTAACATTGAAgatcacatttccttctgggctaGAGACAACCACTATTTATAGCAGGAATGAGGAACACGttaccttctagatgttgttcccattagcttcagccagcatggccaatggtcagggatgatggtccagccacatctggagagctgtaGTTTCTCCAACCTTGATTTAGAAGTCGTGTATATACTTTCCACTAATGGAAGTCATCCATACTCCTGTGTAACCCACTGTATGAGTAAGTAGGTCACTGATCCTTTGTGATCTTCACTCTTCATTTCATATATGATTTGCATCCCATCCCTCTTCCAAGACATTTCAAGGATGCTCCAACCATGGCTATAAATCGTGGAATCCATGAGCGAGAAGGGGAGAAAAATCTACATGAGTACTCATGCACTTATCCACTAGAACTACTCCAAACTGCAAAGCACAGACATCGATAGATGCAGGAGCACTAAATGTGCACTTTGCACACTACAAGATGTAGtgtggaaatgaaaacaaaacatccCCAATATCTAGCACCCATCTCAGCAAAGTGACATTTGTGGAATTCTTTCCatatatcttcacaacaactctaGGATGTAAATTAGTAATTACATGCAGTGAGTAGAGGTTTGGATTAAGGAAAGCACTCCTGCCAGCACACACAGGGCTTATCCCATTGTTATCCTCTGAGCAACCTTGTGCGGCAGGCGGGGCCAAAAAGGAGCAAGACGCCAGAGGTCACAGTGTGTTGGGAATTTAAACCAGCCCCCCTTGGCTTTAGGCCGCCATTTTAACCACAGCACTGCACTGGCACTCAAACAAAATGTACGGAAAGAGTACACCAAGAACAGGCTCCCAAAACAACTAGGCTACAAAAACATCTCTCCTTCTGCTACCTCCACCTGCCGAGCCGCTTTTACAAGATTGTCAGTAAATGTGCacgggaagcttcccctttttaTCAGCCATCAATACTCACAATCTATAGAGCATGTTAATGGTCAAATCATAATCTGAGTCCCTCTTCTGCCCAGTAAGCTAGCAACGCGGAAGTagtggtgtgtgttggggggtgtaATTGCATGAGGAGACGTGGTTTGCCTAAGTCTTAAGAAACCCTAGTGGGGGATCTTTTGAAGTGCAAAGGCCAACTTCTCTTCTGGGCAACTTCCCAGGTGTTGGAGGGGGCCAaatgcaaaagtgggcagaacagcAAATGTACAGCTTACCTTTGAACAGTGTACCCTCCTCTTTTAACAGGAGTGctcaatgaatcatagaattgtagagctggaaaggaacacgagggtcatctagtccaaccccttgcaatacagggaTCTTTTCCcgatgtggggctcgaacccacaaccctgagatcaacagtctcatgctctaccaactgagctatcttgaggttagctacacacacacacacacacacacacacacacacaatcctctgTGACTATAATCTGGGCACGCCTAAGTATTATTAGAGTTCAATgagacattccagccaggcaaaagacagtcgcaagagcctgctggagcaagtcagtggcccatctggcccagcatcccgTTCaccctgtggccaaccagattcctgtgggaaacccgcaagcaggacctgaatgtgAGAGCactctgtggcttccagcaactggtcttcagaagcattactgcctccagctgtggaagcagagcatagccatcatgcctggtagccattgatagctcccTCCTCTGTGAtcttgtctaaccctcttttaaacccatctagcttggtggccatcactgcctcctgtggcagagagttccatagattaactatgcatttcaatattcagcttcattcgaTAGCCACGATTTGAGAGAGGGAGAATTCCTTTTCTGTATCCCCTTTTCTCCACGCCACGCATAattttttataaacttctatcatttcactcaaggagggtgcaaaacagAGCCCACGAGGGGATGTTATGAAGAGAGGCCAGAGAGCCACATATAGAAGACTGTGGCGAGGGGTGTTTGGATTCTGGGCTCAAGTTTTCCACCTCTGCCCTAGTGAGTTGAATATAGAGGGAAGATTTAAACTAGCTGGTTTGCAGCCCTGTCTCTTAGCTGCAGACACCAGCTCTCAGTCACAAAACTCAAATGAACACCAATATGTTCAACTTCTGCTTGTAATTATGGCGaacatgaaaagtttgaaagCTACCATCTTCACCCAGTTGTGTTGGAATAACCCAAAGACTTGTTGCATTCTTAAGCACGACGCGTTATTTGGGTGGCACTAGCGAGGCCTCCCTCTTCCGATTCTCTTTGAGACATTTTAGGAGCAAAAGGCTCAAAGCATCCATTTATGGCTCAGGTGATGTGTACAGATGATATGAAGTGGCCTGGAAGTGCAAAGGGCCTCCTGATCTTGCTTGAAATATGCAAGGAATGTGAGG is a genomic window of Lacerta agilis isolate rLacAgi1 chromosome 12, rLacAgi1.pri, whole genome shotgun sequence containing:
- the SHH gene encoding sonic hedgehog protein isoform X2, which produces MESALQVQRCKDKLNALAISVMNQWPGVKLRVTEGWDEDGHHSEESLHYEGRAVDITTSDRDRSKYGMLARLAVEAGFDWVYYESKAHIHCSVKAENSVAAKSGGCFPGSAWVNLEQGGTKLVKDLHPGDRVLAADVQGQLLYSEFLTFLDQEEPPVRKLFYVIETRRPRARLLLTAAHLLFVAPPQNHSKPQPVFASRVQPGQRVYVLGKGSQTLLQAEVHSVSLREEALGAYAPLTAQGTILINQVLASCYAVIEEHSWAHWAFAPFRVTHALLAMLYPSGLSSPVLFPSAALDDAPAGVHWYSRLLYHIGRWVLDSEMIHPLGMAS
- the SHH gene encoding sonic hedgehog protein isoform X1, yielding MLLLRRIGLLLVFVGALLLSCGLACGPGRGFGKRRHPKKLTPLAYKQFIPNVAEKTLGASGRYEGKISRNSERFKELTPNYNPDIIFKDEENTGADRLMTQRCKDKLNALAISVMNQWPGVKLRVTEGWDEDGHHSEESLHYEGRAVDITTSDRDRSKYGMLARLAVEAGFDWVYYESKAHIHCSVKAENSVAAKSGGCFPGSAWVNLEQGGTKLVKDLHPGDRVLAADVQGQLLYSEFLTFLDQEEPPVRKLFYVIETRRPRARLLLTAAHLLFVAPPQNHSKPQPVFASRVQPGQRVYVLGKGSQTLLQAEVHSVSLREEALGAYAPLTAQGTILINQVLASCYAVIEEHSWAHWAFAPFRVTHALLAMLYPSGLSSPVLFPSAALDDAPAGVHWYSRLLYHIGRWVLDSEMIHPLGMAS